From Bufo gargarizans isolate SCDJY-AF-19 unplaced genomic scaffold, ASM1485885v1 original_scaffold_1826_pilon, whole genome shotgun sequence, the proteins below share one genomic window:
- the TDRKH gene encoding tudor and KH domain-containing protein isoform X3 — MERWSSLSTGQKLAVTVGVSAGAALLCVCYSRYRTAPRPGEDELRMTIPRHAAELLLGPDGAIIGQLKTQSHAHIAVTADGGGDCQLTLQGSPSQVRQTQVLQDGAALRVKLQFPASSMGRIIGKGGERIREITRTSGAHIECERRAESSTPTRCITVAGTRQQVEAAKTLLQKAAEEEAAVQRRAAESSTFRSRRKEIIAVKRERERPPEDEETRLRTTEDIPPEDKTAPQENMADCTYNICKFEVPSPDFSFHADEYVDVYVSAVENPEHFWIQILGSRSSQLDKLTTEMSDHYQRQRRGAVPEIQVGDIVAALFHTDRIWYRAEVLGFLKNGNVDLYYVDYGDNWATARENLFPLRSDFLSLPFQAIECCLSGVAPCGGSWSEQALDTFDALSHCAEWKPLLAKISSFPSAGVSRCFQIQLYDPSSDPMLDIGLELIRQGYATERTMSPTKTDEDGSLVSRLLDEVTSLSVRSEPGSLSSRQEDRRRASDVFLSSSSDLIVIEDEP, encoded by the exons ATGGAGCGGTGGAGCAGCCTCAGCACCGGACAGAAGCTCGCTGTGACTGTGGGAGTGTCGGCTGGAGCCGCGCTGCTGTGTGTGTGTTACTCCAGATACCGGACAG CTCCGCGCCCCGGAGAGGACGAGCTACGGATGACCATCCCCCGACACGCTGCTGAGCTCCTTCTAGGGCCAGACGGCGCCATCATTGGCCAG CTGAAGACACAAAGCCATGCCCACATTGCCGTGACGGCGGATGGCGGCGGTGACTGCCAGCTGACCCTCCAGGGCAGCCCCTCCCAGGTGCGCCAGACCCAGGTCCTGCAGGACGGAGCCGCGCTGAGGGTGAAGCTCCAGTTCCCTGCCAGCTCTATGGGCCGCATTATAG GAAAGGGGGGCGAGCGAATCCGGGAAATTACCAGGACTTCTGGAGCCCATATTGAGTGCGAGCGCCGGGCGGAGAGCAGCACGCCGACCAGATGTATCACAGTCGCCGGCACCCGCCAGCAGGTGGAGGCGGCCAAG ACCCTCCTCCAGAAGGCGGCCGAGGAGGAGGCCGCCGTCCAGCGCAGAGCCGCAGAGTCCTCCACCTTCCGATCCCGCAGGAAAGAGATCATTGCTGTGAAGAGAGAAAGAGAGCGCCCCCCAGAGGATGAGGAGACCAGGCTCCGCACCACGGAGGACATACCCCCAGAAGATAAGACGGCGCCCCAGGAAAACATGGCCGACTGCACCTACAACATCTGCAAGTTTGAAG TCCCCAGCCCCGACTTCAGCTTCCACGCAGACGAGTACGTGGACGTCTATGTGTCGGCCGTGGAGAACCCCGAACACTTCTGGATACAGATCCTGGGCTCCCGCTCCTCACAGCTGGACAAGCTGACCACGGAGATGAGTGACCACTACCAGAGGCAGAGGAGG GGGGCGGTGCCGGAGATCCAGGTGGGCGACATAGTGGCCGCCCTCTTTCACACTGACAGGATCTGGTACCGGGCTGAGGTTCTGGGCTTTCTGAAGAATGGAAATGTGGATCTGTATTACGTGGACTATGGTGACAACTGGGCCACGGCGAGGGAGAACCTGTTCCCGCTTCG GAGTGACTTCCTGAGTCTCCCATTCCAGGCCATAGAATGCTGCCTCTCTGGTGTGGCCCCCTGTG GAGGCTCGTGGTCGGAACAGGCTCTGGACACTTTTGACGCTTTATCGCACTGCGCTGAATGGAAGCCGCTGCTTGCCAAGATCTCCAGCTTTCCTTCTGCCGGGGTGTCCCGCTGCTTCCAGATCCAGCTGTATGACCCGTCCAGTGACCCG ATGCTGGACATCGGTCTGGAGCTGATCCGCCAGGGCTATGCCACCGAGCGCACCATGAGCCCCACGAAAACGGATGAGGATGGATCTCTGGTGTCTCGACTCCTG GACGAAGTCACCAGCCTGTCGGTGAGGTCAGAACCTGGTAGCTTATCCAGCCGGCAGGAGGACAGGCGCCGGGCATCGG ACGTGTTCCTGAGCTCCAGCAGTGATCTCATTGTCATAGAAGATGAGCCCTGA
- the MRPL9 gene encoding 39S ribosomal protein L9, mitochondrial, producing the protein MLRTCSRLLSCGSPGFTQIRGTVVVERWWNVPLAKEGEEPYLHPQRHRIYRVLEDTKHSAKEKMELILTQNVHRLGSLGDTVLVDKRRGRNKLLAQGLAVYASPENKEKFEEEKRLQLSGELGGRKQTWTGEMTLNYLKKSRLKVEMKTNVKWQLNQEIVARNLLKSLGVVAPVEALKIPDEPITRFGEYWCEVTVNGVDTVRLPMDVVNYMRPKMKRYKHWLSTQATRSEGGTTSESPAEGDLTTES; encoded by the exons ATGTTGAGGACGTGCAGCCGCCTGCTGAGCTGCGGGTCACCGGGATTCACCCAGATCCGG GGTACGGTGGTGGTTGAGCGCTGGTGGAATGTGCCACTTGCCAAAGAGGGGGAGGAGCCGTACCTTCACCCTCAGAGGCACCGCATCTATCGGGTGCTGGAggacaccaagcacagtgccaaggAGAAGATGGAGCTGATCCTGACGCAGAACGTGCACC GGCTGGGCAGCCTCGGGGACACGGTGCTGGTGGACAAACGGCGGGGGCGGAACAAGCTGCTGGCACAGGGACTGGCGGTCTACGCCTCCCCCGAAAATAAGGAGAAGTTtgaggaggagaagagg TTGCAGCTGTCGGGCGAGCTTGGAGGCAGGAAACAGACCTGGACGGGCGAGATG ACTCTGAATTACCTGAAGAAGTCTCGGCTGAAGGTTGAGATGAAGACCAACGTAAAGTGGCAGCTGAACCAGGAGATTGTGGCACGGAATCTACTGAAGAGC TTAGGGGTGGTGGCGCCTGTGGAAGCGCTGAAGATTCCAGATGAGCCCATCACCAGGTTCGGGGAGTACTGGTGTGAAGTGACG GTGAACGGCGTCGACACGGTGCGGCTGCCGATGGACGTCGTGAATTACATGAGACCGAAAATGAAACGATACAAGCACTGGTTATCCACGCAAGCAACGAGATCAGAGGGCGGCACTACCTCCGAGTCACCAGCAGAGGGCGACCTTACCACAGAATCCTGA
- the TDRKH gene encoding tudor and KH domain-containing protein isoform X1: MERWSSLSTGQKLAVTVGVSAGAALLCVCYSRYRTAPRPGEDELRMTIPRHAAELLLGPDGAIIGQLKTQSHAHIAVTADGGGDCQLTLQGSPSQVRQTQVLQDGAALRVKLQFPASSMGRIIGKGGERIREITRTSGAHIECERRAESSTPTRCITVAGTRQQVEAAKTLLQKAAEEEAAVQRRAAESSTFRSRRKEIIAVKRERERPPEDEETRLRTTEDIPPEDKTAPQENMADCTYNICKFEVPSPDFSFHADEYVDVYVSAVENPEHFWIQILGSRSSQLDKLTTEMSDHYQRQRRGAVPEIQVGDIVAALFHTDRIWYRAEVLGFLKNGNVDLYYVDYGDNWATARENLFPLRSDFLSLPFQAIECCLSGVAPCGGSWSEQALDTFDALSHCAEWKPLLAKISSFPSAGVSRCFQIQLYDPSSDPMLDIGLELIRQGYATERTMSPTKTDEDGSLVSRLLDEVTSLSVRSEPGSLSSRQEDRRRASDGSIEMIRADVDPSLDHQQSAISTPTSCQKSAEDVDSLEQSFSDIRLGDHPPMATSSPSTDPSSQNTSCSTVSSESSGEVSSSTCTASEGQSLVSSSLEDSSIYSPRGCFYYLTEEVSASSSGDVITISSDSEEDSGQPRTGVKKAAIDSDVFLSSSSDLIVIEDEP; this comes from the exons ATGGAGCGGTGGAGCAGCCTCAGCACCGGACAGAAGCTCGCTGTGACTGTGGGAGTGTCGGCTGGAGCCGCGCTGCTGTGTGTGTGTTACTCCAGATACCGGACAG CTCCGCGCCCCGGAGAGGACGAGCTACGGATGACCATCCCCCGACACGCTGCTGAGCTCCTTCTAGGGCCAGACGGCGCCATCATTGGCCAG CTGAAGACACAAAGCCATGCCCACATTGCCGTGACGGCGGATGGCGGCGGTGACTGCCAGCTGACCCTCCAGGGCAGCCCCTCCCAGGTGCGCCAGACCCAGGTCCTGCAGGACGGAGCCGCGCTGAGGGTGAAGCTCCAGTTCCCTGCCAGCTCTATGGGCCGCATTATAG GAAAGGGGGGCGAGCGAATCCGGGAAATTACCAGGACTTCTGGAGCCCATATTGAGTGCGAGCGCCGGGCGGAGAGCAGCACGCCGACCAGATGTATCACAGTCGCCGGCACCCGCCAGCAGGTGGAGGCGGCCAAG ACCCTCCTCCAGAAGGCGGCCGAGGAGGAGGCCGCCGTCCAGCGCAGAGCCGCAGAGTCCTCCACCTTCCGATCCCGCAGGAAAGAGATCATTGCTGTGAAGAGAGAAAGAGAGCGCCCCCCAGAGGATGAGGAGACCAGGCTCCGCACCACGGAGGACATACCCCCAGAAGATAAGACGGCGCCCCAGGAAAACATGGCCGACTGCACCTACAACATCTGCAAGTTTGAAG TCCCCAGCCCCGACTTCAGCTTCCACGCAGACGAGTACGTGGACGTCTATGTGTCGGCCGTGGAGAACCCCGAACACTTCTGGATACAGATCCTGGGCTCCCGCTCCTCACAGCTGGACAAGCTGACCACGGAGATGAGTGACCACTACCAGAGGCAGAGGAGG GGGGCGGTGCCGGAGATCCAGGTGGGCGACATAGTGGCCGCCCTCTTTCACACTGACAGGATCTGGTACCGGGCTGAGGTTCTGGGCTTTCTGAAGAATGGAAATGTGGATCTGTATTACGTGGACTATGGTGACAACTGGGCCACGGCGAGGGAGAACCTGTTCCCGCTTCG GAGTGACTTCCTGAGTCTCCCATTCCAGGCCATAGAATGCTGCCTCTCTGGTGTGGCCCCCTGTG GAGGCTCGTGGTCGGAACAGGCTCTGGACACTTTTGACGCTTTATCGCACTGCGCTGAATGGAAGCCGCTGCTTGCCAAGATCTCCAGCTTTCCTTCTGCCGGGGTGTCCCGCTGCTTCCAGATCCAGCTGTATGACCCGTCCAGTGACCCG ATGCTGGACATCGGTCTGGAGCTGATCCGCCAGGGCTATGCCACCGAGCGCACCATGAGCCCCACGAAAACGGATGAGGATGGATCTCTGGTGTCTCGACTCCTG GACGAAGTCACCAGCCTGTCGGTGAGGTCAGAACCTGGTAGCTTATCCAGCCGGCAGGAGGACAGGCGCCGGGCATCGG ATGGGTCTATTGAAATGATACGAGCTGACGTGGACCCCAGCCTGGACCACCAGCAGAGCGCCATCTCCACCCCCACATCCTGCCAGAAGTCTGCAGAGGATGTGGACAGCCTGGAGCAGAGCTTCTCTGACATCCGCCTCGGAGACCATCCTCCGATGGCCACCTCTAGTCCGTCCACCGACCCCTCTTCCCAGAACACCAGCTGCTCTACTGTGTCCTCAGAGTCCTCGGGGGAGGTGTCTAGCTCCACCTGCACCGCCTCCGAGGGACAGAGCCTTGTGTCCTCCTCCCTGGAGGACAGCAGCATCTACTCCCCCCGTGGCTGCTTCTACTACCTGACTGAAGAGGTGTCCGCCAGCTCCTCCGGAGACGTCATCACCATCAGCTCCGACAGCGAGGAAGATTCCGGCCAGCCGAGGACGGGCGTGAAAAAGGCGGCGATAGATTCTG ACGTGTTCCTGAGCTCCAGCAGTGATCTCATTGTCATAGAAGATGAGCCCTGA
- the TDRKH gene encoding tudor and KH domain-containing protein isoform X2: MERWSSLSTGQKLAVTVGVSAGAALLCVCYSRYRTAPRPGEDELRMTIPRHAAELLLGPDGAIIGQLKTQSHAHIAVTADGGGDCQLTLQGSPSQVRQTQVLQDGAALRVKLQFPASSMGRIIGKGGERIREITRTSGAHIECERRAESSTPTRCITVAGTRQQTLLQKAAEEEAAVQRRAAESSTFRSRRKEIIAVKRERERPPEDEETRLRTTEDIPPEDKTAPQENMADCTYNICKFEVPSPDFSFHADEYVDVYVSAVENPEHFWIQILGSRSSQLDKLTTEMSDHYQRQRRGAVPEIQVGDIVAALFHTDRIWYRAEVLGFLKNGNVDLYYVDYGDNWATARENLFPLRSDFLSLPFQAIECCLSGVAPCGGSWSEQALDTFDALSHCAEWKPLLAKISSFPSAGVSRCFQIQLYDPSSDPMLDIGLELIRQGYATERTMSPTKTDEDGSLVSRLLDEVTSLSVRSEPGSLSSRQEDRRRASDGSIEMIRADVDPSLDHQQSAISTPTSCQKSAEDVDSLEQSFSDIRLGDHPPMATSSPSTDPSSQNTSCSTVSSESSGEVSSSTCTASEGQSLVSSSLEDSSIYSPRGCFYYLTEEVSASSSGDVITISSDSEEDSGQPRTGVKKAAIDSDVFLSSSSDLIVIEDEP, encoded by the exons ATGGAGCGGTGGAGCAGCCTCAGCACCGGACAGAAGCTCGCTGTGACTGTGGGAGTGTCGGCTGGAGCCGCGCTGCTGTGTGTGTGTTACTCCAGATACCGGACAG CTCCGCGCCCCGGAGAGGACGAGCTACGGATGACCATCCCCCGACACGCTGCTGAGCTCCTTCTAGGGCCAGACGGCGCCATCATTGGCCAG CTGAAGACACAAAGCCATGCCCACATTGCCGTGACGGCGGATGGCGGCGGTGACTGCCAGCTGACCCTCCAGGGCAGCCCCTCCCAGGTGCGCCAGACCCAGGTCCTGCAGGACGGAGCCGCGCTGAGGGTGAAGCTCCAGTTCCCTGCCAGCTCTATGGGCCGCATTATAG GAAAGGGGGGCGAGCGAATCCGGGAAATTACCAGGACTTCTGGAGCCCATATTGAGTGCGAGCGCCGGGCGGAGAGCAGCACGCCGACCAGATGTATCACAGTCGCCGGCACCCGCCAGCAG ACCCTCCTCCAGAAGGCGGCCGAGGAGGAGGCCGCCGTCCAGCGCAGAGCCGCAGAGTCCTCCACCTTCCGATCCCGCAGGAAAGAGATCATTGCTGTGAAGAGAGAAAGAGAGCGCCCCCCAGAGGATGAGGAGACCAGGCTCCGCACCACGGAGGACATACCCCCAGAAGATAAGACGGCGCCCCAGGAAAACATGGCCGACTGCACCTACAACATCTGCAAGTTTGAAG TCCCCAGCCCCGACTTCAGCTTCCACGCAGACGAGTACGTGGACGTCTATGTGTCGGCCGTGGAGAACCCCGAACACTTCTGGATACAGATCCTGGGCTCCCGCTCCTCACAGCTGGACAAGCTGACCACGGAGATGAGTGACCACTACCAGAGGCAGAGGAGG GGGGCGGTGCCGGAGATCCAGGTGGGCGACATAGTGGCCGCCCTCTTTCACACTGACAGGATCTGGTACCGGGCTGAGGTTCTGGGCTTTCTGAAGAATGGAAATGTGGATCTGTATTACGTGGACTATGGTGACAACTGGGCCACGGCGAGGGAGAACCTGTTCCCGCTTCG GAGTGACTTCCTGAGTCTCCCATTCCAGGCCATAGAATGCTGCCTCTCTGGTGTGGCCCCCTGTG GAGGCTCGTGGTCGGAACAGGCTCTGGACACTTTTGACGCTTTATCGCACTGCGCTGAATGGAAGCCGCTGCTTGCCAAGATCTCCAGCTTTCCTTCTGCCGGGGTGTCCCGCTGCTTCCAGATCCAGCTGTATGACCCGTCCAGTGACCCG ATGCTGGACATCGGTCTGGAGCTGATCCGCCAGGGCTATGCCACCGAGCGCACCATGAGCCCCACGAAAACGGATGAGGATGGATCTCTGGTGTCTCGACTCCTG GACGAAGTCACCAGCCTGTCGGTGAGGTCAGAACCTGGTAGCTTATCCAGCCGGCAGGAGGACAGGCGCCGGGCATCGG ATGGGTCTATTGAAATGATACGAGCTGACGTGGACCCCAGCCTGGACCACCAGCAGAGCGCCATCTCCACCCCCACATCCTGCCAGAAGTCTGCAGAGGATGTGGACAGCCTGGAGCAGAGCTTCTCTGACATCCGCCTCGGAGACCATCCTCCGATGGCCACCTCTAGTCCGTCCACCGACCCCTCTTCCCAGAACACCAGCTGCTCTACTGTGTCCTCAGAGTCCTCGGGGGAGGTGTCTAGCTCCACCTGCACCGCCTCCGAGGGACAGAGCCTTGTGTCCTCCTCCCTGGAGGACAGCAGCATCTACTCCCCCCGTGGCTGCTTCTACTACCTGACTGAAGAGGTGTCCGCCAGCTCCTCCGGAGACGTCATCACCATCAGCTCCGACAGCGAGGAAGATTCCGGCCAGCCGAGGACGGGCGTGAAAAAGGCGGCGATAGATTCTG ACGTGTTCCTGAGCTCCAGCAGTGATCTCATTGTCATAGAAGATGAGCCCTGA
- the LOC122923709 gene encoding ornithine decarboxylase antizyme 3-like: MTPTILEFQYRQGQDTLHWFGLLTSQRLFLDSAELMEQADHKGLAAILEFVEMKMDAISVLLGVSRGQTEGRGHLLRAFRYAGFEVVRPEQQRWLPTCADNVFLVYTMDRVTSAGGIKAPTNNKP; encoded by the exons ATGACCCCCACCATCCTCGAGTTCCAGTAcaggcaaggacaggacactctGCACTGGTTCGGACTACTGACCAGTCAGCGGCTCTTTCTGGACTCAGCCGAGCTTATGGAGCAAGCGGACCACAAGGG CCTGGCAGCCATATTGGAGTTTGTGGAGATGAAGATGGACGCGATTTCAGTTCTTCTGGGAGTCAGCAGAGGACAGACTGAGGGAAGAG GGCATCTGCTCAGAGCTTTCCGTTATGCCGGCTTTGAGGTCGTGAGGCCGGAGCAGCAGCGGTGGCTCCCAACCTGCGCCGACAACGTCTTCCTGGTCTACACGATGGACAGAGTGACCTCAGCCGGGGGGATCAAAGCCCCCACTAACAATAAGCCGTAA
- the SLC39A1 gene encoding zinc transporter ZIP1 produces the protein MADAHAQSTAGKTRLGVTRAASLLPAMEVNPASMVWSPGLEDASLSVAGLEVKLGSLVTLLLLTLISGLAPLFLFRRQAAPDILGGRRRALSLISCFSGGVFLATCLLDLLPDYLSGVNNALLRMNITLQFPLQEFILAMGFFLVLVLEQIVLSYKEQPGWSEETHSLLGADSRIPHTDQPHVHVDVNAHSAVRAVVLVLSLSLHSVLEGLAVGLLQESGKVLETCLALLIHKCIISFSLTLKLAQGRLRPRAILSCLLFFAFMTPLGIGLGIVLTENADPMHQLSRSVLEGIATGTFLYITFLEILPHELTAGDQRIVKVIVILCGFSVITAILFIKV, from the exons ATGGCGGACGCGCATGCGCAGAGCACGGCTGGAAAGACGCGACTAGGGG TGACCCGTGCCGCCTCTCTTCTTCCCGCCATGGAGGTGAACCCCGCCAGCATGGTGTGGAGCCCGGGCCTGGAGGATGCCTCCCTCTCGGTGGCCGGCTTAGAGGTGAAGCTGGGGTCTCTGGTGACGCTGCTTCTCCTGACCCTCATCAGTGGCCTGGCCCCCCTCTTCCTCTTCAGACGCCAAGCTGCCCCCGACATCCTGG GCGGGCGGCGCAGAGCGCTCAGTCTCATCAGCTGCTTCTCCGGGGGCGTCTTCCTGGCCACCTGCCTCCTGGACCTGCTGCCGGACTACCTCTCCGGGGTCAACAACGCCCTCCTGAGGATGAACATAACC CTCCAGTTCCCGCTGCAGGAGTTCATCTTGGCCATGGGCTTCTTCCTGGTCCTGGTCCTGGAGCAGATTGTGCTGAGTTACAAGGAGCAGCCGGGGTGGTCGGAGGAGACGCACTCCCTCCTGGGCGCTGACTCCAGGATCCCGCACACAGACCAGCCGCACGTCCACGTGGATGTGAACGCGCACTCTGCGGTCCGGGCCGTGGTCCTGGTCCTGTCTCTGTCCTTGCACTCGGTCCTGGAGGGTCTGGCGGTGGGGCTCTTGCAGGAGAGCGGGAAGGTGCTGGAGACCTGCCTGGCGCTCCTCATACACAAGTGCATCATCTCCTTCAGCCTGACGCTGAAGCTGGCGCAGGGCCGCCTCCGCCCCCGCGCCATCCTCTCCTGCCTCCTCTTCTTCGCCTTCATGACTCCGCTGGGCATCGGCCTTGGCATCGTGCTGACAGAGAACGCAGACCCCATGCACCAGCTGAGCCGCAGCGTCCTGGAGGGCATCGCCACAGGGACCTTCCTGTACATCACCTTCCTGGAGATCCTGCCCCATGAGCTGACCGCCGGCGACCAGCGCATTGTCAAGGTCATCGTCATACTGTGCGGCTTCTCTGTCATCACCGCCATCTTATTCATCAAGGTGTGA